AAAACCAACGCGCACAAGAAGTTTACCATGTCAAACGTTTCACAATGCTATATCAAGACAGAAATGGAACCTTTTACCTATTTTTACTACTTAATTTTTCTAATGGGTTTTCTGGGGAGTTGTTTTGCACTATGGGCATTCACACAAAAAGGTCAAAAACAGAAGTGTATGAGCATCTACTTAACTAACCTCTTAACGGCAGACTTTCTGTTGACTTTGGCGTTGCCAGTGAAGATAATTGTTGACCTAGGAGTTGCATCCTGGAAACTGAGAATATTCCACTGTCAAGTTACAGCCTGTTTCATCTACCTGAACATGTATTTATCAATTATATTCTTGGGATTTGTAAGCATGGATCGTTGCCTTCAGCTAATGCACAGTTGTAAGATCTACCGCATTCAAGAGCCTGGATTTGCCAAGATGTTGTCTGCAGTTGTATGGACAATGGTTCTCCTTATAACAGTGCCTAACATGGCTATTCCAATCAAAACCATTGAAGAAAGGCCTAATGCAGGGTGCAttgatttcaaaacaaaatttggaaGAGACTGGCACGTTTTTACAAATTTTGTATGTACAGCAATATTCCTGAACTTTTCAGCTGTGATACTGATTTCCAATTTCCTTGTTGTTAGACAACTCTACAGAAACAAATACAGTGAGAGTTACGCGAATGTGAAGAAGGCCCTGATCAACATATTGCTTGTAACAGCAGGCTACATACTGTGTTTTGTTCCATACCACATCGTCCGCATTCCCTACACTTTGAGCCAGAATGATGCCATAACCAACTGCTCTCTGAAGCAAACACTCTTTCAAGCAAAAGAATCTACCTTGCTGTTTGCAGTATCAAACCTCTGTTTTGACCCTATTCTGTATTATCACCTTTCCAATTCATTCAAATTGAAAGTTACTGAGACTTTCATAGCACCCAAAGAGACAAAGGCTTTCACAGATGAAGAGCCagaacacagaaacaaacagcaggTGCAGACATACGAATTCTGAACTACATGGAAACTGTGTGCAAATACAGGATATAAACAGCGATTGTGCAATAAGAAGCATGGCTACTAGGGTCAGCAACATTATTGTTGAATCATAAGcccaagcagaaggaaaaaacttGAATGACAGTACTAATTGCTTTGTTATACATTCACATGGTAGGTCTGAACTAGCAGAACATTTGacactgcttttcagaaatatttcaatgtACCAGTGACAACCTATGAAGAATCAGCAacacttcagaatattttttttcatactcaAATATACATTCTAATTATTTACAGTAAACACCTGAACTCACCCTACGTAAAATATTGTATACTATATTAAATGACTTGGTGCAAtgaagtaaagatttttttaaaaaggagttCATTACCTGCACAGCTCTTCATAGATAAAATTAAcctaaaagcattttaaagagtATTACTTATTCTAGAAAGCAATTTTAAGCTGAACTGTTTAGAAAATACTGTATTCGCTTAAATTTCACCTGcaattttcataaataaagtTCTTGTTCTTATCAACTTCCACTGCCTTCCTTTGCTCCTACTCcaatgaatatgaaaaaaagctaacaacgcattattacagaaaattcaaggaaattttaaaatgaagataaaaagtAAGTATAAATATACAGTGCTCTCTTAGCTtgttgtatttataaaaatgtataaagcaGCAACTAAGTgtattaataatgtattttacaaacactttcaaaaaaaacTCATATATAAAATAGTCAATAATTAAAGTCAAAAATCAATTTACATAGGCAAAGCATAACTACCTGGATTAGCTTCATCTgtaaaccaaaaatatttcagaaacaaaaacaatcaatttacatttttcaaatccttaaaatgtgcaaaatataaattaaacttTAAGGCCGGTTTTGAGTGCTTGCTTAACAGAAACATCTCATT
This sequence is a window from Anser cygnoides isolate HZ-2024a breed goose chromosome 9, Taihu_goose_T2T_genome, whole genome shotgun sequence. Protein-coding genes within it:
- the GPR171 gene encoding G-protein coupled receptor 171; protein product: MSNVSQCYIKTEMEPFTYFYYLIFLMGFLGSCFALWAFTQKGQKQKCMSIYLTNLLTADFLLTLALPVKIIVDLGVASWKLRIFHCQVTACFIYLNMYLSIIFLGFVSMDRCLQLMHSCKIYRIQEPGFAKMLSAVVWTMVLLITVPNMAIPIKTIEERPNAGCIDFKTKFGRDWHVFTNFVCTAIFLNFSAVILISNFLVVRQLYRNKYSESYANVKKALINILLVTAGYILCFVPYHIVRIPYTLSQNDAITNCSLKQTLFQAKESTLLFAVSNLCFDPILYYHLSNSFKLKVTETFIAPKETKAFTDEEPEHRNKQQVQTYEF